Within the Gopherus flavomarginatus isolate rGopFla2 chromosome 8, rGopFla2.mat.asm, whole genome shotgun sequence genome, the region ttagaaagacaaaggcacaaaatgagctcaaactagttatgggaataaagggaaacaagaagactttttatcaatacattagaagcaagaggaagaccaaggacagggtaggctcactgctcagtgaggaaggagaaacagtaacaggaaacttggaaatggcagagatacttaatgacttctttctttcggtcttcactgagaagtctgaaggaatgtctaacatagtgaatgcttatgggaagggggtaggtttagaagataaaataaaaaaagagcaagttaaaaatcacttagaaaagttagatgcctgcaagtcaccagggcctgatgaaatgcatcctagaatactcaaggagttaatagaggaggtatctgagcctctagctattatctttggaaagtcatgggagacgggagagattccagaagactggaaaagggcaaatatagtgcccatctataaaaagggaaataaaaacaacccaggaaactacagaccagttagtttaacttctgtgccagcgaagataatggagcaagtaattaaagaaatcatctgcaaacacttggaaggtggtaaggtgataggaaatagccagcatggatttgtaaagaacaaattttgtcaaaccaatctgatagcgttctttgataggataacgagccttgtggataagggagaagcagtggatgtggtatacctagactttagtaaggcatttgatacggtctcgcatgatatccttatcgataaactaggcacatacaatttagatggggctactataaggtgggtgcaaaactggctggataaccatactcagagagtagttattaatggctcccaatcctgctggaaggttataacaagtggggttctgcaggagtctgttttgggactggctctgttcaatatcttcatcaacgacttagatgttggcatagaaagtatgcttattaagtttgcagacgataccaaactgggagagattgcaactgctttggaggacagggtcaaaattcaaaatgatctggacaaattggagaaatggtctgaggtaaacaggatgaagtttaacgaagacaaatgcaaagtgctccacttaggaaggaacaatcagtttcacacatacagaatgggaagagactgtctaggaaggagtatggcagaaagagatataggggtcatagtggaccacaagctaaatatgagtcaacagtgtgatactgttgcaaaaaaagcaaacgtgattctgggatgcattaactggTGTGTTGTAAAAaaaacacgagaagtcattcttctgctctactctgcgctggttaggcctcaactggagtattgtgtccagttctgggcaccacatttcaagaaagatgtggagaaattggagagggtccagagaagagcaacaagaatgattaaaggtcttgagaacatgacctatgaaggaaggctgaaagaattgggtttatttagtttgcaaaagagaagactgagaggggacatgatagcagttttcaggtatctaaaagggtgtcatcaggaggagagagaaaacttgttcaccttagcctctaatgatagaacaagaagcaatgggcttaaactgcagcaagggagatttaggttggacattaggaaaaagttcctaactgtcagggtagtttaacactggaataaattgcctagggaggttgtggaatctccatctctggagatatttaagagtaggttagataaatgtctatcagggatggtctagacagtatttggtcctgccatgagggcaggggactggactcgatgacctctcaaggtcctttccagtcctagagtctatctttgatgatgcactggagaggttttatttGGGGGCTGAAGAtaatggctagtggcgttctgttattttctatgttgggcctgtcttgtagtaagtgacttctgggtactcttctggctctgtcaatctgttttttcacttcagttggtgggtattgtagttttaagaatgcttgataggtgtttgtctctgtctgagggattggagcaaatgaggtagtatcttagagcttggctgtagacaatggatcatgtggtatgtcctggatggaagctggaggcatgtaggtaagtataacagtcagtaggtttccagcatagggtggtgtttatgtgaccatcacttatcagCACAGTAGTGTAAAGGAAATGGattgcttgtgtggattggtctaggctgaggttgatgctgggatggaaattgttgaaatcatggtggaattcctcaaggattTCTTTTCCATGGTCCAGATGAAAGAAAATGTCATCAGtttagagtaggggcattaggggaccagagctaaggaagcgttgttctaagtaagccataaaaatgttggcatactgtgggccATGAGGGTaaccatagcagtgctgctgacttgaaggtatatattgccCCCAAacgtgaaatagttgtgggtgaggacaaagtcacaaagttcagccacccggtttggcatgtaactagttcacaaaacggGGCGGGagggttggggaaattcaggggcgTGTACACTCCCCTtaggggggtgtagggaaatcactggacCCTGCTCAGCGCTGTTCCAGTCACTTCCCTGCACAGGGAACAACACGGTGGCATTAGCCACGGCTGGGAGCCTGTCGGTGCCAGGCACGGGGGAGGATCCCAAAGCCCCCTCCCTTCTGCCATGCCAACCTGCCGGCCAGCTCCATTCGGAGCAGGAGGGACCGTGTCTTCCGGCAGCACCCAGAATGTCTAGCACGCAGCCTGGGGCTGCGGAGCCGGGGCCGCTCGCTCGCCCACCCGCCCTGCCTCCTCCCGACCGGAGCCGGGCGGGCAAGGGGGGTTGTTTGCCCGGGGGTGGGGCTGTCCCGGCCAAGGAGAGTTGAGCAGACGGCAGAGCTCAGCCCCATAGATATGCCGTGTGCCGAGGAAGCCCGGAACCGCCCTGGCTCCTGCCCACCCCTAGGGAGCGCTGCCCCGCTCCGCCGGCAGGGTAGTGCGGGGAGGCTCGAGCAGGGCTTGccctgtgccccaggagagctgtCCTTCCCTGCTCCCGGGCGCCCAGCCAGCGGGACTCCCGGCGCGGGGGGACTCTCCGGTTGGAGGCGCCTTCGCCAATCAGCTGCCCTGGCGGAGGAGCCGCTCCCGCGGCGGGGCTGGGCGTATGCACTGGGCTGAGCCGGAGCCGGGCGCTGATCAGCAGCTGTTGCTATTTTCCTCCGGTGGCTCTCGGGGCAGCAGCTGGGCGGCGCTGGGAGCGCAGGGCCActgaggagctgctgggggagcGCAGCGGGCTCGGGCGCCCAGGGAGCCGCTCCGGGCGGTGTGTGGGACGCAGCGCCTAGGCCGGCTGGGTACCCGCGATGGCCTCAGAGGAGTGCCGCTCCCCGGTGGGGCTggactgctgcagctgctgcctggaTCTGGCCAACCGCAGCGGCCTGGAGGAGGGGGCCGGGGGCGAGAACAACAACCTGGGCAGCCCCACGGTGAGCAACTTCCGGCAGCTGCGGGCGCAGCTAGTGTGCGAGAACCTGAACGCCGACAAGCTGAGCAGCATCATGAGGCAGGACTCGCTGGAGCCGGTGGTGCGGGACCCCTGCTATCTGCTCAACCAGGGCATCTGCAATAGCAACATCGACCAGACCCTGCTCTCCATCCTGCTCTTCTTCCACAGGTGGGGCCGGGCGGGGCGCCCTGCGGGTCCCCTTCCCTGCGCCGGGCGGGGCGAGCCAGGATCCCCTCTTTGGCTGGCCAGGGCGCACAGCTCCTCCCGGAGTGGGGCCCAAGGAAGCCCTGGGCCCACAGAGCTTGGGGACCGGGGGCTTTGGTACATCTCCATGGCACGGTCTGCCTCCTTAGGTACCTGCCGACCTTTTCGAAAGTGCCTCTCGGTGGCCCGTGTCCGCTGAGTTGTCCCGGATCGGGGGTGCGGCAGGAGCTGATCCAGCGCCCCAGCCTTCTCGCTCTAGCCTGGGCTTAGCACTGTGAAGATCACTTCGGGCAGGGGAGAAGAGCCAAGGAGTGGGGAGGCCGCTGATCTGGCGAGCCCGGGAGGGAACTGTGGGTGGCCGATCTGGGCCCAGGGGCGTGAGTTATTGTTTTGAGTCGGCCACGGGGGATCTCTGGGATGGATGCCCGGCAGCCTGTCGGCTGGAAGCTCTGGGGCATTGCGTGTATGCAGGCGGCTGTCAGATCCTCTGGATGAGGTTACTGTCAGGCTCCCTCCTACGCACTGGACACCTGTGTGATTCCCGGGACATGGCGCGCCTGCCTCCAGTCATGCGGCCAGGCCCTCCCTGCTGCTCAGAGCTGGGCTTGGCTCTCGGACCCGCCGCTCCATAAAGGTGCTGGCTGTGACCGCGGCTAGCTCTATCCTAAATCTCCTCCATGCCGCACCTCACcacctgctgggggagggggaactaaGGGACACAGCAGGagtgagtggcagagctggggagtaaaacccaggagtccaggctatCCGCTGCCTGCTCTGGCAGCTGGTCTGCAACCTCTCTGTGTGCTCTCTGttctctgatgaagtgggttatatcccacgaaagcttatgcccaaatacagtTGTTAggctctagggtgccacaaggactcctccttgttttctctgtgctcagggccggcgcttccatttaggtggcctaggcaattgcctagggcaccaggattattggtgggtggcattttgctggagggggctgcaggcagctccggtggagctgccgcagtcgtgcctgcggacggtttgctgctcccgcagctccaggggacctctcgcaggcacctctgcggcagctccaccggagctgcggaccagcggaccctccgcaggcacgactgcggcagctccattggagccgcgggaccagggcacggggcagcgaaattgccgtgcgcctagggcgctaaaacccctagcatgGGTCCTGTCTGTTCCCTGATCAAACTGCCTTGGCCAGAGTGATATTTCTGGGTTTGAAAGGGGAATTCCCAAGCGGATGTGGGTCCAACTGTAGTAACTAAGTCAGCCCTGAGCAAAGGTGTTTTACAGCCAGTCTGTGCGCTCCCGGGGCCCCGGCCTGGTGGTCTGTGATCAGGGCTTCTTGGCTGAGCAGAGATGGGGCTGACCAAGTCCCCTCTCTGTATGCATGTGGGTGCCTTGCACCCCTCTGCCCTCTGCAAAACAGCATCACTGCCCCACTAAGGCAGTTGGATCATAACCTTAGGAGTTTCCTCTGGGAACCCGAGAACTGGGCGATGATCCTCAGAGACTGGCGAGAGAGGGGAAAATACCTGGGGGAGGGTGAGATATAAGGAGAGTTACATGTGACAGCCCCGGAGGGAGCTGTGGCTGTTTTGCAGGCTGTGTCTGGAGCGGTAGGGAAGGTGGTCTgtcatggggagggggagtggtggCACTTCCTGCTATCTGCCTCTGCTAGGGGCGGTGGGAATTGCACACACAGAGCCATCTGCCCTGACTCAGCACTTCCTTTGAAGATCATTAGCTCTTTAACCCTCCTGTGAGGGAGCTGGTTTCCTTTATACAGTCTGAGGCACAGGTAGGGCCGGAATTTGTCCAAGCTCCATTAGGCCAGGGTGCTGTATCATTCCTGGGATCTCACCTGAAGgaaaggggaatcagggctgagcCGTCTGCTTTGCTGCGTCCTCAGGGGGTTTTTAGGGATGGACTAGTGGTGCTTGGTGGTGCAAGTGTGTGATGGGTTGGTGTGTGGGGAGCATTACAGCTTCCCCTGGAACCCTACAAGCCTGCTCACACCCTCACTAGCAACTGAGTTAATGGGGGCCTGGCTTTGTGTTCACTATAGGGTCTGGGGGATGTTCCACTCCCACAGCAACCTGCTGTGAGTAAGTCAGAGTTGGGTGATGTGCATATTTGTGCTCCTGCACACTGGCATCTGGGTACTGCCTGTGCAGCAACCTCCCCCTCATGCCTGCTTACAtctgtgtgcacatgcattcCTACGTGTACACTTACAGGTACACACACGCAACCCGGCACAAACCTGCACTAAGGGTTACACGCTTACACAAACACGTGTAAACTTGTACATTCATATGCACATGCTTGCACGTGTCAATGTACATATGAATACATTGTGGCACACACACCTGCACAACGTACGCAAGCAGCCATGTGCAAAGCTGCACGCACACATGCATGTTTCCACCCCAAACCACTGTGCACGTGGCTTCCCATGCCTGTTGCCATCTTGCTATTGCCTGGTGGAGTTGGCGGAGTTGGCAGCCAGTCAGACACTGAGGCAGGCTGCTTGTTCAGAGCCACCCTAGTGGAGTTCCTCTTCCTGGCGCTTACATAAGAGGGGCTGGTGCTCAGGTGGCAAaggcaggagctgggctgggagccaaggcGAGAGGCATTCCTGCCCACGCCCTAATgagcgtgcctgcaggaggcgGGAGCTGCCTCTCCTCCATCACAAAACCAATCAAGAGGAGAACAGCAGGGAGAAGAGTGAGTTCTCTCTCCCCGGGGAAACTGCCATCTCATAAACCCATGAGTATCCTGGCCAGGGAAGGGAAATGAGACACCAAATCCAGAGAGCACTGCCTGGGCCCCTGGTGGCTCAGTGTAGCCCCACCACGTAAGGAGCAGGGTCTGGGCATTGCCAGCAGCTCTCGGCATCACACTGAATATTGCTTCTACTCACTCTGCTTCATGCTCACTGCTGTTTAGATGGGAGGATGGTTGATGGTTACTACAGGACATGCCtaggagcaggactcctgggttccattgctGCTCACTTACTGGCAGCCTTGGCCCAGTTTTTTATCCTCACGAAATCTCAGCTTCCTCTTCTCTAACACTGGGACGATGATCTTGACTCCTCTCCCAAGGGGCTATGAGGCTCAGTTTGTTCCTGTGTATAGCATGTGGATAGCAGGACAAAGCATTCCTAGAGTGCACTGCCTCTCTGACCAGGCCGTCTTTACCAGGAAGGCCTGTCAGCAGCAGAACATTCAGGATGAGCAGTAAGGTTTATGGATACACGACGCCTGCCCTTGGGTAAACTCAGGCAGGAGACAAGGCGGGCACAGGAGTCAGTCAAAGTGGAGTAGAGAGGCCCAAGCAGTGGAGCTGGGATCCAGATcgtgggggaggagctggatcTGCCCGGGATGGAGAGAGCTCCTGCGACCATGTCTGCAGTGGGGCAGTTCAGTTCTAAGTGTCTGTTCCCATCCATGCTCAAGAGAGCCCCCTATGTACAGCACTCTCAGCCTGGTGCTGGGATGGCTGTGCCCAGGTCCCTCAGCCCAGATTCTCAAATGGAGACCAGCTCTTTccagcattgatttcagtggaagttagggcCTCAATTAAATCTCTTTGAGCATCGAGGCCCACCAGCCTGGGAAGTGCTAGCCAGGCCTCATTGCTCTGTCATGGGCATGATGCTTCCCTATGTGTTGCATGTGCGCATCTTCCTCAGCTGCATAGCCTGGCTGCTGTGGCTAGGGCGGGcattcacagctctgccaagcaGGTGTGAAAACCTGGAGACTAAGCAGGGAGCCCTGATTTGTTTCACACCCATGTGCACAGATGTGTCATTGAGGGCATGAGGCTGTTCCCTGGCCTGTGGCTCTGATTGTGCAGGagaagagctcagcagccagtcgCCTCCCTGCTTGTGCAGCTCCACCCAGATCACTCATCCCAGACCCAGCTGAGTCTGACTGActgtgcaggcagcagcatggtggggtggaggggcagcATCACCCCTTGAGACACTTATGACCACATGACTAGTGGTGGACAGTGGAGTCTCAGCCCAGCTCTGACCACTGGCTTTCTTTGAGTTGTTTCA harbors:
- the TSC22D3 gene encoding TSC22 domain family protein 3 isoform X1, with translation MASEECRSPVGLDCCSCCLDLANRSGLEEGAGGENNNLGSPTVSNFRQLRAQLVCENLNADKLSSIMRQDSLEPVVRDPCYLLNQGICNSNIDQTLLSILLFFHSASGASVVAIDNKIEQAMDLVKNHLMYAVREEVEILKEQIKELVEKNSQLERENSLLKTLASPEQLEKFQSRLPADLLSAEEQGRAAPAQHTRGSAV